The Hevea brasiliensis isolate MT/VB/25A 57/8 chromosome 1, ASM3005281v1, whole genome shotgun sequence genome has a window encoding:
- the LOC110644439 gene encoding cytochrome P450 714C2-like isoform X2 — MFSKRKITLAEALSSFMIGKLFKVAVGGIQLLYVNNVSIVREINRFTSLELGKPAYLQNERGALVGKGLNTTNGGVWHPQRKTVAPQLCMHKVKLKMVIQEVLRLYPGVTLATREAARCEAR, encoded by the exons atgttttcaaaaagaaaaattacTTTAGCTGAAGCTCTATCATCATTTATGATAGGTAAGTTGTTCAAGGTTGCAGTTGGAGGGATACAACTGTTGTACGTGAATAATGTGAGCATAGTGAGAGAAATAAATCGCTTCACATCATTGGAGCTTGGAAAACCTGCTTACCTACAAAATGAAAGAGGAGCTTTAGTAGGCAAAGGCCTTAACACTACAAATGGTGGGGTTTGGCATCCTCAGAGAAAGACCGTTGCTCCTCAACTCTGCATGCACAAGGTTAAG TTAAAAATGGTGATCCAAGAAGTTTTGCGGCTTTATCCAGGGGTGACATTGGCGACAAGGGAGGCTGCAAGATGTGAAGCGCGGTGA
- the LOC110644439 gene encoding cytochrome P450 714C2-like isoform X1, protein MRLTYFSQLPFFCNILPIERNRKSWGLAKENHGIIMDIAKERTRSTSHQDLLQAILEGSMNGELGTLTEGELIIDNCKNMFLGGYLPPALAAIWGLMLLASHPEWQDRAHSKVLEVYEGQIQLLDFNMLSKMKVLKMVIQEVLRLYPGVTLATREAARCEAR, encoded by the exons ATGAGATTGACTTACTTTTCCCAACTCCCTTTCTTCTGTAACATTCTTCCCATAGAAAGAAATAGAAAATCATGGGGATTAGCAAAAGAGAACCATGGGATCATTATGGACATAGCTAAGGAGAGAACTAGATCTACATCTCATCAGGACTTATTACAAGCTATCCTTGAAGGTTCCATGAATGGTGAACTTGGGACGTTAACAGAAGGTGAGTTAATTATTGACAATTGCAAAAATATGTTCCTTGGTGGATACCTACCCCCTGCTCTTGCAGCAATTTGGGGTTTAATGTTGCTAGCTTCACATCCTGAGTGGCAAGATCGTGCACATTCTAAGGTTTTAGAGGTTTACGAGGGACAAATACAGCTCCTAGATTTCAATATGCTCAGCAAGATGAAAGTG TTAAAAATGGTGATCCAAGAAGTTTTGCGGCTTTATCCAGGGGTGACATTGGCGACAAGGGAGGCTGCAAGATGTGAAGCGCGGTGA
- the LOC110651669 gene encoding uncharacterized protein LOC110651669 — MANNHAGVNLSQPSIPVFQGSNYDVWNGVAADNVRDLQKKDAKALFFIQQAIDEAIFPRIAAATKSKEAWDALQKIYEGTGKVVTVKLQTLRRKFESSVMKDEDSLSEYISNMIDVVNQIRRCGEILSEQKVIEKIVRSLPKKYEHVVAAIEESKDLEELTVAELQGSLFSHEERMKRYDNISIENAFYSKMQLSQGEKGVGGSSSKSNFNKGRGDLSRGRRGGIRGGPFYDSTGRGGNGYNQQPRSTDKGENRSQIQCYYCGKYGHLERFCRLKEKQANIAQEEEEDETESLFLACFSAKECPPAVWYIDSGCSNHMTSDLKHFTNLDESVTSRITMGDELYMLHKEKVL; from the exons ATGGCCAACAATCATGCTGGAGTTAACCTCTCGCAACCTTCAATTCCAGTCTTCCAAGGCAGCAACTATGATGTGTGGA ATGGAGTGGCAGCTGATAATGTCAGAGACCTTCAAAAGAAAGATGCCAAAGCCTTGTTTTTCATCCAACAAGCTATAGATGAGGCGATTTTCCCTCGCATTGCTGCTGCAACAAAGTCTAAAGAAGCTTGGGATGCATTGCAAAAAATCTACGAAGGTACTGGAAAAGTGGTAACTGTTAAACTTCAAACTCTTCGTAGGAAATTTGAAAGTTCTGTTATGAAAGATGAAGACTCTTTGTCAGAATACATTTCTAACATGATTGATGTTGTTAATCAAATTAGAAGATGTGGTGAAATTTTGAGTGAGCAGAAGGTTATTGAAAAAATTGTTAGGAGTTTACCTAAGAAATATGAACATGTTGTGGCTGCAATTGAAGAGTCAAAAGACTTGGAAGAACTAACTGTTGCTGAGTTGCAGGGTTCTCTTTTCTCTCATgaagaaaggatgaagagatATGATAATATTTCTATTGAGAATGCTTTTTACAGTAAGATGCAGCTATCACAAGGTGAAAAAGGTGTTGGTGGATCAAGCAGCAAAAGCAACTTCAACAAGGGGCGTGGAGATTTGTCGCGTGGGAGAAGAGGAGGTATAAGAGGTGGTCCATTCTATGACAGCACTGGCAGAGGTGGAAATGGGTACAACCAGCAGCCTAGAAGCACTGACAAAGGTGAAAATAGGAGCCAAATACAGTGCTATTACTGTGGGAAATATGGGCACCTAGAGAGGTTTTGTAGACTTAAAGAGAAACAAGCCAACATAGCtcaagaggaagaggaagatgaAACTGAAAGTCTTTTCCTTGCATGTTTTTCTGCCAAAGAATGTCCTCCAGCAGTTTGGTACATCGATAGTGGCTGTAGTAATCACATGACAAGTGATTTAAAACATTTCACCAATTTGGATGAGTCGGTGACTAGTAGGATTACGATGGGTGATGAACTGTACATGTTGCACAAGGAAAAGGTACTGTGA